One window of Alosa sapidissima isolate fAloSap1 chromosome 21, fAloSap1.pri, whole genome shotgun sequence genomic DNA carries:
- the slc52a2 gene encoding solute carrier family 52, riboflavin transporter, member 2 isoform X2, which produces MADTWWNRAAVTHLLVALFGMGSWISVNSLWVELPVIVRFLPEEWTLPAYLSVLIAFGNLGPVVVTLTHHFAPRRLNEQLLIHSIQALAVVAAALLALLWDYKIEVAGRKHSLAFLMLTFVLAFVCCTSNVSFLPFMYRLPPQYIRTFFIGQGLSALFPCTVALGQGVGKLECRTDVNGTVKPDYLDANFPPQNFFWFLVVMLIVSGLCFAALSQRISGDGEAQQEVAVPDPEPQNGEAVGGETHPLQNGDVVVCKEEAELEKPAAAPEPATFWKSRNIYLLVLLGLSNALTNGVLPSVQTFTCLPYGTMTYHLSVVLGNIANPLACFVAMFVLLRSSVGLGIMACAGGVFAAYLMALAALSPCPPLLGSASGISLVVISWIIFTGLFSYLKVAIGTLLHEAGHAALLWCGVFIQAGSLLGALSIFPLVNIYEVFSSGKECVDNCS; this is translated from the exons ATGGCAGACACTTGGTGGAACCGTGCGGCAGTCACCCACTTACTGGTGGCTCTGTTTGGAATGGGCTCCTGGATTTCAGTTAACTCCCTCTGGGTGGAGCTGCCAGTCATTGTGAGATTCTTGCCAGAAG AATGGACTCTCCCTGCTTACCTGTCGGTGCTGATCGCCTTTGGGAACCTTGGTCCAGTGGTGGTGACGCTCACACATCACTTTGCCCCCCGTCGCCTGAATGAGCAGCTGCTGATCCACAGTATCCAGGCCCTGGCAGTGGTGGCCGCTGCCCTACTGGCGCTGCTCTGGGACTACAAGATAGAGGTGGCCGGGCGCAAGCACTCACTGGCCTTCCTGATGCTCACCTTCGTCCTGGCCTTCGTCTGCTGCACTTCCAACGTCTCCTTCCTGCCCTTCATGTACCGCCTCCCGCCGCAGTACATCCGTACCTTCTTCATCGGCCAGGGCCTGAGCGCGCTGTTCCCGTGCACGGTGGCTCTAGGTCAGGGTGTGGGGAAACTTGAGTGCAGGACCGACGTCAATGGTACCGTTAAGCCCGACTACCTGGATGCGAACTTCCCGCCCCAGAACTTTTTCTGGTTCCTGGTAGTCATGCTGATCGTGTCGGGCCTCTGCTTCGCCGCGCTGAGTCAGAGGATCTCTGGGGATGGAGAAGCACAGCAGGAGGTCGCCGTTCCTGACCCCGAGCCGCAGAACGGCGAGGCAGTGGGCGGGGAGACACACCCGCTGCAGAACGGGGATGTAGTCGTGTGCAAGGAGGAGGCGGAGTTGGAAAAGCCTGCGGCGGCTCCTGAACCAGCGACCTTCTGGAAGTCAAGGAACATCTACttgctggtgctgctgggccTCTCGAATGCGTTGACCAATGGGGTGCTGCCATCTGTTCAGACTTTCACTTGCCTGCCCTATGGGACCATGACCTATCACCTATCTGTCGTCCTCGGCAACATTGCCAACCCTCTGGCCTGCTTTGTGGCCATGTTTGTTCTCCTGAG GTCTAGTGTGGGACTGGGCATAATGGCCTGCGCTGGAGGTGTGTTTGCTGCCTACCTGATGGCTCTGGCTGCCCTCAGCCCCTGTCCACCCCTCCTGGGCAGTGCAAGTGGCATCTCCCTTGTT GTGATCTCGTGGATCATTTTCACTGGGCTGTTCTCCTACCTGAAGGTTGCGATCGGGACGCTGCTTCATGAGGCGGGCCACGCGGCACTGCTATGGTGTGGGGTGTTCATCCAGGCAGGCTCCCTGCTTGGGGCACTCTCCATATTCCCCTTGGTCAACATCTATGAGGTCTTCTCCAGTGGCAAGGAATGTGTGGACAACTGCAGCTGA
- the si:ch73-196l6.5 gene encoding riboflavin transporter 2: MSVLTHVLACLFGLGSWVTICGLWVELPLIVPQIPEGWYLPSYLSALIQLANVGPLCVTLAHRLCPGRLNESALIYAVVSLGTVATFLLAFFWRETVEVAGAQRSVALFTLTFLVSAVDCTSSVTFLPFMNRLPPAYLTSYFVGEGLSGLLPALVALAQGVGVMRCVNATTTVRHASVPAGNASWEFDTQAGVTLHSMNVTTQLDSSRFLNGSVTIDAAGAGLVPHYQLANFSAQVFFFFLTAMMLVCLGSFLLLNCLPCVPCEHPASVRKVNRKPKGNRAEEKYMIASAGSKLRSRFGTGRYSWPEVIYIFCVLAWANALTNSVLPSVQSYSCLPYGNVAYHWSATMAAVANPVACFIAMVFPRRSLFLMGILTATGTAIGAYIMGMAVLSPCPLLVGNIAGSVIIVGAWVLFVLTLSYVKVIIGLILRDEGHSALVWCGAVVQFGSMVGALTMFPLVNVYSLFKSGDPCNTWCL, from the exons ATGTCTGTTCTAACACATGTGCTGGCCTGCCTGTTTGGCCTGGGCTCCTGGGTGACCATCTGTGGACTGTGGGTAGAGTTGCCCCTCATTGTGCCCCAGATCCCCGAGGGCTGGTACCTGCCCTCCTACCTGTCGGCACTGATCCAGCTGGCCAACGTGGGCCCACTCTGTGTGACCCTGGCCCACCGCCTCTGCCCCGGCCGACTGAACGAGTCCGCCCTCATCTACGCCGTCGTGAGCCTGGGCACGGTGGCCACCTTTCTGCTGGCCTTCTTCTGGCGGGAGACGGTTGAAGTGGCCGGGGCGCAGCGCAGCGTGGCACTGTTCACGCTCACCTTCCTGGTGTCGGCGGTCGACTGCACCTCTTCGGTCACCTTCCTGCCCTTCATGAACCGCCTGCCGCCCGCCTACCTCACCAGCTACTTCGTGGGCGAGGGCCTGAGTGGCCTTCTGCCCGCCCTGGTGGCACTGGCACAGGGAGTGGGAGTCATGCGCTGTGTGAATGCCACCACGACGGTGAGACATGCCAGCGTGCCAGCAGGGAACGCCAGCTGGGAGTTCGACACCCAAGCGGGGGTCACTCTCCACTCTATGAATGTTACTACACAATTAGACTCTTCCAGGTTTTTGAATGGCAGTGTGACAATCGATGCTGCGGGTGCGGGTCTGGTGCCACACTACCAGTTGGCGAACTTCTCGGCCCAGgtcttcttctttttcctcaCAGCCATGATGCTGGTGTGCCTGGGCTCCTTCCTGCTCCTCAACTGCCTGCCCTGCGTGCCCTGCGAGCACCCAGCCTCTGTCAGGAAGGTAAACAGGAAGCCCAAAGGCAACAGAGCCGAGGAGAAGTACATGATCGCATCGGCCGGCTCCAAGCTCCGCAGCCGCTTTGGGACGGGTCGCTACAGCTGGCCAGAGGTCATCTACATCTTCTGCGTCTTGGCTTGGGCGAACGCCTTAACCAACTCTGTGCTTCCGTCGGTGCAGTCCTACTCCTGCCTGCCTTATGGCAATGTGGCCTATCACTGGTCTGCCACCATGGCTGCTGTGGCCAACCCTGTTGCTTGTTTCATTGCCATGGTCTTTCCAAGAAG GTCTCTCTTCCTCATGGGCATACTCACAGCCACTGGGACAGCCATTGGTGCTTACATCATGGGCATGGCTGTGCTGAGTCCCTGTCCTCTCCTGGTTGGTAATATAGCTGGAAGTGTCATCATT GTGGGAGCCTGGGTCCTCTTTGTCCTCACCCTGTCCTATGTGAAGGTGATCATTGGACTGATCCTGCGTGATGAGGGTCACAGCGCCCTCGTGTGGTGTGGAGCAGTGGTGCAGTTTGGCTCCATGGTTGGGGCTCTTACCATGTTCCCACTGGTAAACGTATATAGTCTCTTCAAATCTGGTGACCCATGTAATACCTGGTGTCTGTAA
- the slc52a2 gene encoding solute carrier family 52, riboflavin transporter, member 2 isoform X1, with product MDTDQDSGLAGPSILSLADELRDDTYDKLVGDFLGSQTGEGLQLDERPCKNRLLVQVGLMREDNEVQWGPVLKWLQKIFSMFQSADFQCLIERNIETTLSLTGDARKKFLESDVNFEFVGPICDSIGIGRTDLLEMSDFSEQAQCTEITNGLMLELSNFVMREKIDTLVLVSWLKNFDPQFCSDGKIQKANRWLKAKLKKFMVHYRNFQRTRYRSNGLMDQFLQTPFDLYSDDTDAVDKPSRRGNFKKRGQKRRPGRPRLKEEDEPMAVTQKQTANRHKLVTVKEEYDSDGYNNQSEPVPGSRGNPHINDGESLTLLDVSIISVQKLSNVYGGKTEVSKQVSLDLLKNQYTLMLAEDDGMSFMTEQINALSDTHSLVSPLDFLHYNTHYLLDIYDAIEQQIMSFEQEIKSTTGEKLGRDNNSTFKYFVNFDESATCRYIRMASDMLSPHENTKNNCRRHWLAFCVERGNPSKLPANVSNRFNNYFEAAAALLHHRTDVVLFFSDLQALNDEPNIILDSINEDANDDAIQALVCVLAIVYCKVLGPYWQLLKSKAQYALYSRYIYCLYQKLLQWSKDATTLMEPEMATNVFLQVPLQESTFSKVFSFCSTNAENQFGILIRTCLEKVMKVIAAVTEENLKDFLPGGVYCQEPSAEVSNQLMNCTFSHLMGEYPFGQAFPYKSQRPDLASSSDSSRIPLGQKNRFPPPGKPQSKTMQQSPPSVFNKPLIKKQRKLLLPVAMEQSEDQGSEATRETILMSIEKNGGPCRTKQDVDKLLLRLEGATHAQKREAIRCELGYQKVVLGSRNPNLAHVGFSLTDMVAKLKVVLPNEMGYASPNEDVEDEDEEEVEDDAEGMDTGSVPVIGDTHADTLDKGPGNDNDREINLGREGMPPYQNYREMNDFQNEFSFT from the exons ATGGACACAGATCAAGACTCTGGACTGGCAGGCCCAAGCATTCTCAGTCTTGCTGATGAATTGA GGGATGACACATATGATAAGCTGGTTGGTGACTTCCTGGGATCTCAGACTGGTGAGGGACTGCAGTTGGATGAGAGGCCATGCAAAAACCGGCTTTTGGTTCAAGTTGGACTGATGCGAGAGGACAACGAAGTCCAATGGGGGCCTGTCCTGAAATGGCTCCAGAAGATTTTTTCTATGTTCCAGTCGGCCGATTTCCAGTGTTTGATTGAGAGAAACATTGAGACAACTTTAAGCTTAACTGGTGATGCGCGAAAAAAGTTTCTTGAGTCAGATGTTAATTTTGAGTTTGTTGGACCCATATGTGATAGCATTGGAATTGGAAGAACAGATTTGTTGGAAATGTCTGACTTCTCTGAGCAAGCCCAGTGCACTGAAATTACTAATGGTCTCATGTTGGAGTTGAGTAATTTTGTGATGCGAGAAAAAATTGACAcccttgttttagtgtcatGGCTCAAAAACTTTGATCCCCAGTTCTGCAGTGATGGAAAAATTCAGAAGGCTAACAGATGGCTCAAAGCAAAGCTGAAAAAGTTCATGGTGCACTACCGTAATTTCCAAAGGACTAGATACAGGTCAAATGGTCTGATGGATCAGTTCCTTCAAACTCCTTTTGATCTTTACTCTGACGATACTGATGCTGTAGACAAACCATCTCGCAGGGGCAACTTTAAGAAAAGAGGTCAAAAGCGGCGTCCTGGGAGACCTCGGCTTAAGGAGGAAGACGAGCCTATGGCAgtaacacagaaacagacagcaAATCGGCACAAGCTTGTTACTGTGAAAGAGGAGTATGATTCAGATGGGTATAACAATCAGTCAGAACCAGTTCCTGGGTCTAGAGGAAATCCTCACATCAATGATGGAGAATCTCTCACTCTGCTTGATGTCTCTATAATCTCTGTTCAGAAGCTGTCAAATGTGTATGGAGGTAAAACTGAGGTGTCTAAGCAGGTCTCCTTGGATCTTCTGAAGAATCAATACACACTAATGCTTGCAGAGGATGACGGCATGAGTTTCATGACCGAGCAGATTAATGCGCTCAGTGATACACACTCCTTAGTGTCTCCATTAGATTTTCtacattacaacacacattaCCTTTTGGACATTTATGATGCAATTGAGCAACAGATAATGTCCTTTGAGCAAGAAATTAAGAGCACAACTGGGGAGAAACTAGGGCGGGACAACAATTCCACCTTTAAGTATTTTGTGAATTTTGATGAAAGTGCCACATGCCGTTACATCCGCATGGCGTCAGACATGTTAAGCCCTCATGAAAATACAAAGAACAATTGCAGGAGACACTGGCTAGCCTTTTGTGTCGAGAGAGGCAATCCCTCCAAACTCCCAGCGAATGTGTCCAATCGCTTCAACAACTACTTTGAAGCGGCTGCTGCCCTTCTCCACCACCGGACAGATGTGGTTCTTTTCTTCTCTGATCTACAAGCGCTGAATGACGAACCCAATATAATACTTGACAGTATAAATGAGGATGCCAACGATGATGCAATTCAAGCCTTGGTGTGTGTCTTGGCTATTGTGTACTGCAAGGTTCTTGGACCATACTGGCAGCTTCTTAAGAGCAAGGCACAGTACGCTCTATACAGCAGATACATCTACTGTCTTTACCAGAAGCTCCTGCAGTGGTCAAAAGATGCCACAACTCTCATGGAGCCTGAGATGGCTACAAATGTTTTCCTTCAGGTTCCCCTGCAGGAGAGTACCTTCAGCAAGGTCTTCTCATTTTGCAGTACCAATGCAGAGAATCAGTTCGGCATACTCATCAGAACTTGTCTGGAAAAAGTCATGAAAGTCATTGCTGCCGTCACAGAGGAGAACTTAAAGGATTTCCTTCCTGGAGGGGTCTATTGTCAGGAACCCTCTGCTGAGGTGTCAAATCAGTTAATGAACTGTACTTTCTCCCACTTAATGGGGGAATACCCTTTTGGACAGGCCTTCCCATATAAGAGTCAAAGACCTGACCTCGCCTCATCATCCGACTCGTCCAGGATTCCTTTAGGGCAGAAGAATCGTTTCCCTCCTCCTGGAAAGCCACAGTCGAAAACAATGCAGCAAAGTCCACCATCAGTGTTCAACAAGCCACTCATCAAAAAGCAGAGGAAGCTGCTGTTGCCAGTTGCAATGGAGCAAAGTGAAGACCAAGGGTCTGAGGCCACTCGAGAAACCATACTGATGTCCATTGAAAAAAATGGAGGACCTTGTCGGACGAAGCAAGATGTAGATAAACTTTTACTGCGTCTAGAAGGtgcaacacatgcacaaaaacgaGAGGCCATCCGGTGTGAGCTGGGATACCAAAAAGTGGTCCTTGGCTCACGAAACCCGAACCTCGCTCACGTTGGCTTCTCGCTCACTGATATGGTGGCCAAGTTAAAGGTTGTGCTGCCAAATGAAATGGGCTATGCAAGTCCAAACGAAGATGTTGAGGACGAAGacgaagaggaggtggaggatgaCGCAGAAGGCATGGATACAGGTTCTGTCCCAGTTATTggagacacacatgcagatactCTGGACAAAGGTCCTGGAAATGATAACGATCGAGAGATAAACTTGGGACGAGAAGGAATGCCCCCTTACCAAAATTATAGGGAGATGAACGACTTCCAAAATGAATTTTCTTTTACTTAG